A single genomic interval of Stenotrophomonas sp. ZAC14D1_NAIMI4_1 harbors:
- a CDS encoding alpha/beta hydrolase: MRLRPVVLLFCGLLLALPLTTSAAPPRDNERPGQELAGERIALWPAGQVPGEQGPARPARVVERSRDPAQPDRYVDQIDAPYLLVHAPARPNGRALLVIPGGGYQRVVIDKEDSALVPEWVDRAGYTLFVLRYRLPQAGRDRQAALADAQRALRVVRGQAAQRGLDAGSVSVMGFSAGGHVAARLATAFDAPVYPARDAIDRLSARPARAVLVYPVIDMGAHAHSGSRGRLLGEHPDAALAAQYSMQQQVRADMPPTLLVHANDDRVVSVRNSVLMAAALADAGVEHELHLFAHGGHGFGMRVPPGSTLAAWPMLAEAWLAAAGMGSDGGSEPLSGGEGIRPRGSR, encoded by the coding sequence ATGCGTCTGCGTCCTGTCGTGCTGTTGTTCTGCGGGCTGTTGCTGGCCCTGCCGCTGACCACCTCCGCCGCGCCGCCGCGCGACAACGAACGCCCCGGCCAGGAGCTGGCCGGCGAACGGATCGCGCTGTGGCCCGCCGGGCAGGTGCCGGGTGAGCAGGGACCGGCGCGGCCGGCACGGGTGGTCGAGCGCAGCCGTGATCCGGCGCAGCCGGACCGCTATGTCGACCAGATCGATGCGCCCTACCTGCTGGTGCATGCGCCGGCGCGGCCGAACGGGCGCGCACTGCTGGTCATTCCCGGCGGCGGTTACCAGCGCGTGGTGATCGACAAGGAAGACAGCGCCCTGGTGCCGGAGTGGGTGGACCGCGCCGGCTACACCCTGTTCGTGCTGCGCTACCGCCTGCCGCAGGCCGGCCGTGACCGCCAGGCCGCGCTGGCCGATGCGCAGCGCGCGCTGCGCGTGGTGCGCGGGCAGGCCGCACAGCGTGGGCTGGATGCCGGCAGCGTGTCGGTGATGGGTTTTTCCGCCGGCGGCCACGTCGCCGCGCGGCTGGCCACCGCCTTCGATGCCCCGGTCTACCCGGCGCGCGATGCGATCGATCGGTTGAGCGCACGGCCGGCGCGGGCGGTGCTGGTCTATCCGGTCATCGACATGGGCGCGCATGCGCACAGTGGCTCGCGCGGGCGGCTGCTGGGCGAACACCCGGATGCGGCGCTGGCGGCGCAGTACTCGATGCAGCAGCAGGTGCGTGCAGACATGCCGCCGACCCTGCTGGTGCATGCCAACGACGATCGCGTGGTGAGCGTGCGCAACAGCGTGCTGATGGCCGCGGCACTGGCCGACGCCGGCGTTGAACACGAACTGCACCTGTTCGCCCACGGCGGGCATGGATTCGGCATGCGCGTGCCGCCGGGCTCCACCCTGGCGGCGTGGCCGATGCTGGCGGAAGCGTGGTTGGCGGCTGCGGGCATGGGGTCGGATGGGGGGTCAGAGCCCCTCTCCGGTGGCGAGGGGATCCGACCCCGGGGGAGCCGATGA
- a CDS encoding 2-keto-4-pentenoate hydratase, which yields MSNEHGTHGQTPPPDDAAAIAQAFTTARRAGQSLAAFPGTIPDTLVGAYQVQDLAIAAWDDRVVGWKVGYIAAERRDVSADDRLLGPIFSRQLKNATGGTTDITVFVGGFAAVEAEYVLELLEDAPAGQLHWSPEQAEALPARLYIGVEVASSPLATINELGPRVVVSDFGNNNGLVLGPEIADWTARDETSLRAETLIEGEVVGTGGATRLPGGLRAAYAFALSRSALRGRPLRKGDLIATGNATGIHDITAGQTALVRFAGFGDIACRAVPAG from the coding sequence TTGAGCAACGAACACGGCACACATGGGCAGACGCCGCCGCCGGACGATGCGGCCGCGATCGCCCAGGCCTTCACCACCGCCCGCCGCGCCGGGCAGTCGCTGGCCGCATTCCCGGGCACCATCCCGGACACCCTGGTAGGTGCCTACCAGGTGCAGGACCTGGCCATCGCCGCCTGGGATGACCGCGTGGTCGGCTGGAAGGTGGGTTACATCGCCGCCGAGCGCCGCGACGTGTCCGCGGATGACCGCCTGCTGGGCCCCATTTTTTCCCGTCAGCTGAAAAATGCTACCGGTGGAACAACGGACATCACGGTGTTCGTCGGCGGCTTTGCCGCGGTCGAAGCGGAGTACGTGCTGGAACTGTTGGAGGACGCTCCGGCCGGACAACTGCACTGGTCGCCCGAACAGGCCGAGGCCCTGCCCGCACGCCTGTACATCGGCGTGGAAGTGGCCAGCAGCCCGCTGGCCACCATCAACGAACTCGGCCCGCGCGTGGTGGTGTCCGACTTCGGCAACAACAACGGCCTGGTGCTGGGGCCGGAGATCGCCGACTGGACCGCACGCGATGAAACCTCGCTGCGCGCCGAGACGCTGATCGAAGGCGAAGTGGTCGGCACCGGCGGCGCCACGCGCCTGCCCGGTGGCCTGCGTGCTGCGTACGCCTTCGCGCTGTCCCGCTCGGCCCTGCGTGGCCGGCCGCTGCGCAAGGGCGACCTGATCGCCACCGGCAACGCGACCGGCATCCATGACATCACCGCCGGGCAGACCGCGCTGGTGCGTTTCGCCGGCTTCGGCGACATTGCCTGCCGGGCCGTGCCAGCGGGATAA
- a CDS encoding TRAP transporter substrate-binding protein, with the protein MITRRNFLAGGAAALATPMLAACGRGPGASVDGGTLLTATDVHVADYPTVTAVKWIGETLERETQGRLRLRQYHSGQLGRESEAIDMARFGAIDITRVYAGALNNAFPLTQALCLPYVFKSVAHQRAALDDGVAEAVLRGFESRDLVGLAIYDSGARCFYNTKHPIVSPKDLHGLKLRVASSDIFIQLMRLLGANPTPMSLGDTFSGMETHMIDGAENNMRSFHSSRHFEAAHYWSQSDHSYAPDVLLMSRASFERLSPDDRQLLLHTARASVGVMREQWDASESIARRAVLDFGVKANEVDMPAFRAAAQPLLQQYLQQPDIAALVDRIRAA; encoded by the coding sequence ATGATCACACGACGTAACTTCCTGGCCGGTGGCGCTGCTGCCCTGGCCACGCCGATGCTCGCAGCCTGTGGCCGCGGGCCGGGCGCCAGCGTGGACGGCGGCACCCTGCTGACCGCCACCGATGTGCACGTGGCCGACTACCCCACCGTCACTGCGGTGAAGTGGATCGGCGAAACGCTGGAACGCGAAACCCAGGGCCGGCTGCGCCTGCGGCAGTACCACTCGGGCCAGCTGGGCCGCGAGTCGGAAGCGATCGACATGGCCCGTTTCGGTGCCATCGACATCACCCGCGTCTACGCCGGTGCGCTGAACAACGCCTTCCCGCTGACCCAGGCGCTGTGCCTGCCCTACGTGTTCAAGTCGGTCGCGCACCAGCGTGCGGCACTGGACGACGGCGTGGCCGAGGCCGTGCTGCGCGGCTTCGAGAGCCGCGACCTGGTGGGCCTGGCGATCTACGATTCCGGCGCGCGCTGCTTCTACAACACCAAGCATCCGATCGTTTCGCCGAAGGACCTGCATGGCCTGAAGCTGCGCGTGGCCTCCTCGGACATCTTCATCCAGCTGATGCGCCTGCTCGGTGCCAACCCCACGCCGATGTCGCTGGGCGATACGTTCTCGGGCATGGAAACGCACATGATCGACGGTGCCGAGAACAACATGCGCAGCTTCCACTCGAGCCGTCATTTCGAGGCCGCGCATTACTGGTCGCAGAGCGATCACTCCTACGCGCCGGACGTGCTGCTGATGTCGCGCGCCAGCTTCGAACGCCTCTCGCCGGATGACCGCCAGCTGCTGCTGCATACCGCGCGTGCTTCGGTGGGCGTGATGCGCGAGCAGTGGGATGCATCGGAAAGCATTGCGCGCCGCGCGGTGCTCGACTTCGGGGTGAAAGCCAACGAAGTGGACATGCCCGCCTTCCGCGCCGCCGCCCAGCCGCTGCTGCAGCAGTACCTGCAGCAGCCGGACATCGCCGCGCTGGTCGACCGCATCCGCGCTGCCTGA
- a CDS encoding TRAP transporter small permease: protein MTETLPPVAGPGQRLLDRIADIAIYCAVAALLGLVVVQGWQVFARYVINDSPSWTEPVTLLLLATAMSLGAACGVHTNRHFGFFLLHAYMGPGLRRAVDVLVQLVVAVLGGFIAFWSADLLLDGLDIKTAGAQLPQSINYLPLAVGGALMVLFALNRAWKALQARDAGSDDAEGDR from the coding sequence ATGACCGAGACCTTGCCGCCCGTTGCCGGGCCTGGACAGCGCCTGCTGGACCGCATCGCCGACATCGCCATCTACTGTGCCGTCGCCGCCCTCCTCGGGCTGGTGGTGGTGCAGGGCTGGCAGGTGTTCGCCCGCTACGTCATCAACGATTCGCCCAGCTGGACCGAGCCGGTCACGCTGTTGCTGCTGGCCACGGCGATGAGCCTGGGTGCGGCCTGCGGCGTGCACACCAACCGCCATTTCGGCTTCTTCCTGCTGCACGCCTACATGGGCCCCGGCCTGCGCCGCGCGGTGGATGTGCTGGTGCAGCTGGTGGTGGCCGTGCTGGGGGGCTTCATCGCCTTCTGGTCGGCCGACCTGCTGCTGGACGGGCTGGACATCAAGACCGCCGGCGCCCAGCTGCCGCAGAGCATCAACTACCTGCCGTTGGCCGTGGGTGGTGCGCTGATGGTGCTGTTCGCACTCAACCGTGCGTGGAAAGCGCTGCAGGCCCGCGACGCCGGCAGCGACGACGCTGAAGGAGATCGTTGA